The following are from one region of the Mesorhizobium sp. B4-1-4 genome:
- a CDS encoding inositol monophosphatase family protein, producing the protein MTFDDNAIDWLASLLAEAADIEIMPRFRRLGDGDIRQKTSAADLVTEADVNAERLITARLRSHYPSAMVVGEEACSDNPALLDGLGEADLAFVIDPVDGTFNFASGVPLFGVMLGVVVKGETVAGIIHDPVGKDWLIGARGSGSHIRHAHGALEKVRVAAPAPISQMTGAVSWQYMAEPERTRLACNQTNTLSQFNYRCAAHEYRLLASGHGHFVVFNKLMPWDHLAGVLIHAEAGGHAARFDGSAYLPAHVGGGLLVAPDKESWQELRRELWAE; encoded by the coding sequence ATGACATTTGATGATAACGCGATCGACTGGCTGGCCAGCTTGCTGGCCGAGGCGGCCGACATCGAAATCATGCCCCGCTTTCGCCGGCTGGGCGACGGCGACATCAGACAGAAGACCTCGGCAGCCGATCTGGTGACGGAAGCGGACGTGAATGCGGAGCGGCTCATCACGGCCCGGCTGCGCAGCCATTACCCCTCCGCCATGGTTGTCGGCGAGGAAGCCTGTTCCGACAATCCGGCGCTGCTTGATGGTCTGGGAGAAGCCGACCTGGCTTTCGTCATCGACCCGGTCGACGGCACGTTCAACTTCGCATCCGGCGTGCCGCTGTTCGGCGTGATGCTTGGCGTCGTCGTCAAGGGCGAGACGGTCGCCGGCATCATCCACGATCCCGTCGGCAAGGACTGGCTGATCGGCGCCAGGGGCTCCGGCAGCCACATCCGCCACGCACACGGCGCGCTGGAGAAAGTGCGGGTTGCCGCGCCCGCGCCGATTTCACAGATGACAGGCGCGGTCTCCTGGCAGTACATGGCGGAGCCCGAGCGCACGCGGCTGGCCTGCAACCAGACCAACACGCTGTCGCAATTCAACTATCGCTGCGCCGCGCATGAATACCGCTTGCTGGCAAGCGGCCATGGCCATTTCGTCGTCTTCAACAAGCTGATGCCCTGGGATCATCTCGCCGGCGTGCTGATCCACGCAGAAGCCGGTGGCCATGCCGCGCGCTTCGACGGCAGTGCCTATCTGCCGGCGCATGTCGGCGGCGGCCTGCTGGTAGCGCCGGACAAGGAAAGCTGGCAGGAGCTGCGCCGCGAGCTCTGGGCGGAGTAG
- the grxD gene encoding Grx4 family monothiol glutaredoxin yields the protein MSGINDYIDNEVKGNDVVLFMKGTPGFPQCGFSGQVVQILDYIGADYKGVNVLDSAELRQGIKDYSNWPTIPQLYVKGEFVGGCDIVREMFQAGELQDFLVEKGVSVKGAA from the coding sequence ATGAGCGGTATCAACGACTACATCGACAATGAAGTGAAGGGCAACGACGTCGTCCTTTTCATGAAGGGCACCCCCGGTTTTCCGCAGTGCGGATTCTCCGGTCAGGTCGTGCAGATCCTCGACTATATCGGCGCCGACTATAAAGGCGTGAACGTGCTGGACTCAGCCGAACTGCGCCAGGGCATCAAGGATTATTCCAACTGGCCGACCATCCCTCAGCTCTACGTCAAGGGCGAGTTCGTCGGCGGTTGCGACATTGTGCGCGAGATGTTCCAGGCCGGCGAGTTGCAGGACTTCCTGGTCGAAAAGGGCGTCAGCGTCAAAGGCGCCGCCTGA
- a CDS encoding Pr6Pr family membrane protein, protein MGRFLQVAGLAFGLIALVLQFCITIPASMEAGRGLLGSIVFYFSFFTILTNIGAVLVHTSLLSPAGYAWLPAFAGPRMRAGVAVSITLVSIVYATVLARLWHPQGLFLLCDVLLHYVTPVLFVLWWLIAGADGRTRWRDISWWMLYPVAYLAYALTRAPLAGEVPYPFLDVAKNGAASVATAALAVTAMFLMICVVAVFVDHGVARLRTNDVR, encoded by the coding sequence ATGGGCCGCTTTCTGCAGGTGGCGGGTCTGGCCTTCGGCCTGATCGCGCTCGTCCTGCAGTTCTGCATCACCATTCCGGCGTCGATGGAAGCCGGCCGCGGCCTGCTTGGCTCCATCGTGTTCTATTTCAGCTTCTTCACCATCCTGACCAACATTGGCGCCGTGCTGGTGCACACGTCGCTGCTGTCACCGGCCGGCTATGCGTGGCTGCCGGCCTTCGCTGGACCAAGGATGCGTGCAGGCGTCGCTGTTTCCATCACCCTGGTCTCCATCGTCTACGCCACGGTCCTGGCGCGGCTATGGCACCCGCAGGGCCTCTTTCTGCTCTGCGATGTGCTGCTGCATTACGTGACGCCCGTGCTGTTCGTGCTGTGGTGGCTGATAGCAGGCGCCGACGGCAGAACGCGTTGGCGCGACATTTCGTGGTGGATGCTCTATCCCGTCGCTTATCTGGCCTATGCGCTGACGCGCGCGCCGCTTGCCGGCGAGGTGCCCTACCCCTTCCTCGACGTCGCCAAGAACGGTGCAGCCAGTGTCGCCACGGCGGCGCTGGCCGTCACGGCGATGTTTCTGATGATCTGCGTTGTCGCCGTTTTCGTCGATCACGGCGTCGCGCGTCTGCGGACCAACGATGTCCGCTAA
- the purS gene encoding phosphoribosylformylglycinamidine synthase subunit PurS, producing the protein MIKARITVTLKNGVLDPQGKAIEHALSGLGFDGVGTVRQGKVFDVELAGADKAKAEADLKAMCDKLLANTVIENYSVTLS; encoded by the coding sequence GTGATCAAGGCCCGCATAACCGTCACCCTCAAGAACGGCGTGCTCGACCCACAGGGCAAGGCGATCGAACACGCGCTGTCAGGACTGGGCTTTGATGGCGTCGGCACGGTGCGGCAAGGCAAGGTGTTCGATGTCGAGCTGGCCGGGGCCGACAAGGCCAAGGCCGAGGCCGATCTCAAAGCCATGTGCGACAAGCTGCTGGCGAACACGGTGATCGAGAACTATAGCGTAACGCTGAGCTGA
- a CDS encoding DUF1127 domain-containing protein — translation MDTIATIRHSRPELSDQALRPSGQRGFVGSMVRVIRSLARWIDHLLERRRSRLALLEMTDDQLKDIGISRCDAHREAIRPFWE, via the coding sequence ATGGATACAATCGCGACAATCCGTCATTCGAGACCCGAGCTATCAGACCAGGCGCTACGCCCGTCCGGCCAGCGCGGCTTTGTCGGCAGCATGGTGCGTGTGATCAGGTCATTGGCGAGATGGATCGACCATTTGCTGGAGCGCCGACGCAGTCGGCTGGCGTTGCTGGAGATGACCGACGATCAGCTCAAGGACATCGGCATCTCCCGCTGCGATGCCCACCGTGAGGCCATCAGGCCTTTCTGGGAGTAG
- a CDS encoding RNA 2'-phosphotransferase: MPNDTQIPKFMSLVLRHAPHEAGLSLDENGWADLGALCAVIQTKFGASGVDVLRIVEENPKKRFAVDGDHIRAVQGHSVDVDLGLPPSVPPDLLYHGTKEEFLPAILREGLTSQSRQHVHLSKDVETALIVARRRAGKSVILQVDSAAMTTDGASFFLSDNGVWLTNHVSPRYLTQMLERELP; the protein is encoded by the coding sequence ATGCCAAACGACACGCAAATCCCGAAATTCATGAGCTTGGTCCTGCGGCACGCGCCGCACGAGGCGGGATTGTCGCTCGACGAAAATGGCTGGGCCGATCTTGGCGCGCTTTGCGCGGTCATCCAGACGAAGTTCGGCGCATCAGGCGTCGATGTTTTGCGCATTGTCGAAGAGAATCCGAAAAAGCGCTTTGCTGTCGACGGCGATCACATCCGTGCCGTGCAAGGACACAGCGTCGATGTCGATCTCGGTCTGCCGCCCTCTGTTCCGCCTGATTTGCTTTATCACGGCACCAAGGAAGAGTTTCTCCCCGCCATTCTGCGCGAAGGCCTGACCAGCCAGTCACGCCAGCATGTTCACTTGTCAAAAGATGTCGAAACGGCTCTGATCGTCGCGCGTCGTCGCGCTGGAAAAAGTGTTATCCTGCAGGTCGACTCGGCAGCCATGACGACGGACGGAGCGTCATTCTTTCTCTCCGACAACGGTGTCTGGTTGACCAATCACGTTTCACCCCGGTATCTCACTCAGATGCTCGAACGGGAACTGCCATGA
- a CDS encoding multidrug effflux MFS transporter has translation MDQQSIAPQRATILPIPRWEFIALCAALMALNSLAIDIMLPALQQIGASLGVENENHRQYVVTAYILGFGGGQLFFGPISDRYGRRSPLVAGLIIYVAAAAAAAIAPSFETLLLCRAVQGIGAAATRVIAVSIVRDTFDGRRMAEVMSLIFMVFMAIPVIAPGIGQFIMLFATWHWIFVTMAIGALIVSAWSLLRLPETLHPEYRRPLTASSILGGFRIVLTNRIALCYAFASTFIFGAMFGFIASAQQIYVNIFNVGEMFPVIFAGVAGVLAFSNYLNSRLVGRIGMRRLSQSALLLFLVISLAWLVVSLETKMPLWLFITFFAGAMLPFGALGANFNALAMEPLGQLAGTASSILGFMQTFLGGILGTLIGQAFNGTVTPLAAGFCSVSVAALLMILLAERGKMFQPHNPPVSGHVTDLH, from the coding sequence GTGGACCAGCAATCGATAGCGCCGCAACGGGCAACCATTTTGCCCATCCCGCGCTGGGAGTTCATTGCGCTGTGCGCGGCGCTGATGGCGCTCAATTCACTGGCCATCGACATCATGCTGCCGGCGCTGCAGCAGATCGGCGCCTCGCTCGGCGTCGAGAATGAAAACCACCGGCAATATGTCGTCACCGCCTATATTCTGGGCTTTGGCGGCGGCCAGCTCTTCTTCGGCCCGATCTCGGACCGTTACGGACGCCGCTCGCCACTCGTCGCCGGCCTGATCATCTACGTGGCGGCGGCCGCCGCGGCCGCCATTGCACCAAGTTTTGAAACCCTTCTGCTTTGCCGCGCCGTGCAGGGTATTGGCGCGGCGGCGACGCGCGTCATCGCGGTCTCGATCGTACGCGACACATTCGATGGCCGCCGCATGGCCGAAGTGATGTCGCTGATCTTCATGGTGTTCATGGCGATACCGGTCATTGCTCCCGGCATCGGTCAGTTCATCATGCTATTCGCGACCTGGCATTGGATCTTCGTCACCATGGCTATCGGTGCCCTGATCGTCTCGGCATGGTCGCTGCTGCGTCTGCCCGAGACGCTGCATCCCGAATATCGCCGGCCACTGACGGCCTCCTCCATCCTCGGCGGCTTCCGCATCGTACTCACCAACCGCATCGCGCTCTGCTACGCCTTTGCCAGCACTTTCATTTTCGGCGCCATGTTCGGCTTCATCGCCTCGGCGCAGCAGATCTACGTCAACATCTTCAACGTCGGCGAAATGTTCCCGGTGATCTTCGCCGGGGTCGCCGGCGTGCTCGCCTTCTCCAACTACCTTAACTCGCGTCTCGTCGGTCGGATCGGCATGCGCCGACTATCGCAGAGCGCGCTGCTGCTGTTTCTGGTCATCAGCCTGGCGTGGCTGGTCGTTTCGCTGGAAACGAAGATGCCGCTTTGGCTGTTCATCACCTTCTTTGCCGGCGCCATGCTTCCGTTCGGTGCGCTTGGCGCCAATTTCAACGCGCTGGCCATGGAGCCGCTCGGTCAATTGGCCGGCACGGCGTCGTCAATCCTGGGTTTCATGCAGACTTTTCTCGGCGGCATTCTCGGCACGCTGATCGGCCAGGCTTTCAACGGAACGGTGACGCCGCTTGCCGCCGGCTTCTGCAGCGTCTCGGTCGCGGCACTGTTGATGATTCTTCTTGCCGAGCGCGGCAAGATGTTCCAGCCGCACAACCCGCCCGTTTCAGGGCACGTCACCGACCTGCACTGA
- a CDS encoding BolA/IbaG family iron-sulfur metabolism protein encodes MAMDARDIEKLIKDGIPDARVTIRDLAGDGDHYAAEVVAESFRGKSRVQQHQMVYDALKGNMGGVLHALALQTSVPD; translated from the coding sequence ATGGCAATGGACGCCCGCGACATCGAAAAACTGATCAAGGACGGCATTCCGGACGCCCGCGTGACGATCCGAGACCTCGCCGGCGATGGCGACCATTACGCGGCCGAAGTCGTGGCCGAGAGCTTTCGCGGCAAGAGCCGCGTCCAGCAGCACCAGATGGTCTATGACGCGCTGAAGGGCAATATGGGCGGCGTGCTGCACGCCCTTGCGCTGCAGACCAGCGTTCCCGACTGA
- a CDS encoding glutathione S-transferase family protein, whose product MKLYSRPLSPYSSIVRALAYIKDVPVKIIAPPPGFPIPEEFRAISPMNRIPVLITGSGETIVESVVIAEYLEERFPEPALLPADSKDRALVRMFARITDLDVLTPTMKLFELHFVPKRNDAEIEAQFARLHHGLAAIEARMAQGPFALGSDISFADAWLTPTRFIFNNFRAMTGRHDLLDAYPKFDAYEQIALQHPALSRVWGEMTDGLKIFLSELEMGAA is encoded by the coding sequence ATGAAACTCTATTCGCGACCGTTGTCGCCCTACTCTTCGATCGTGCGGGCGCTGGCCTATATCAAGGACGTGCCGGTCAAGATCATCGCGCCACCGCCGGGTTTTCCAATCCCCGAAGAATTTCGCGCCATCTCGCCGATGAACCGGATTCCGGTGCTGATCACCGGCTCGGGCGAAACGATCGTCGAATCGGTCGTCATCGCCGAGTATCTGGAGGAACGGTTTCCTGAACCGGCGCTGCTGCCGGCTGATTCCAAGGATCGCGCGCTGGTGCGCATGTTCGCCCGCATCACCGATCTCGATGTGCTGACGCCGACGATGAAGCTGTTCGAGCTGCATTTCGTGCCGAAGCGCAACGACGCCGAGATCGAAGCCCAATTCGCCCGCCTGCACCACGGGCTGGCGGCGATCGAGGCGCGCATGGCGCAAGGTCCCTTCGCGCTCGGCAGCGACATCAGCTTCGCCGACGCCTGGCTGACGCCGACGCGCTTCATCTTCAACAACTTCCGCGCCATGACAGGCCGCCACGACCTGCTCGACGCCTATCCCAAGTTCGATGCCTATGAGCAGATCGCCCTGCAGCATCCGGCATTGTCGCGTGTATGGGGCGAGATGACCGACGGCCTGAAGATCTTTCTGTCCGAACTCGAGATGGGTGCCGCTTGA
- the purL gene encoding phosphoribosylformylglycinamidine synthase subunit PurL gives MTISNSVPITPELIAAHGLKPDEYQRILDLVGREPSFTELGIFSAMWNEHCSYKSSKKWLRTLPTTGPQVIQGPGENAGVVDIGDGDCVVFKMESHNHPSFIEPYQGAATGVGGILRDVFTMGARPIAAMNALRFGAPDHAKTRHLVAGVVSGVGGYGNSFGVPTVGGEVNFDARYNGNILVNAFAAGLAKTNAIFLSEAKGVGLPVVYLGAKTGRDGVGGATMASAEFDDKIDEKRPTVQVGDPFTEKCLLEACLELMASGAVIAIQDMGAAGLTCSAVEMGAKGDLGIELDLDKVPVREERMSAYEMMLSESQERMLMVLRPEKEKEAEAIFHKWGLDFAIVGKTTDDLRFRVLHQGDQVADLPIKDLGDKAPEYDRPWIEPKRPAPLAANDIPQADVADALLKLLGGPDLSSRRWVWEQYDTLIQGNSLQLPGGDAGVVRVEGHATKALAFSSDVTPRYCEADPYEGGKQAVAECWRNLTATGALPLAATDNLNFGNPERPEIMGQLVGAVKGIGDACRALGFPIVSGNVSLYNETNGQGILPTPTIGGVGLIADWSKMVRIGFAAEGQMILLVGAPASWGTHLGQSVYFRDIHGRTDGPPPPVDLEHEKRVGDHVRSLIASGIVTAAHDVSDGGIAVALAEMAMASGIGATVPGLVGTDPIPVWFGEDQGRYLLTLSIDPHGDEWDAIRKQQGELGIFAPWIGSTGGTTLKLGDARAIPVNDLTTAHEGWFPRFMDQAS, from the coding sequence ATGACCATTTCCAATTCCGTGCCGATCACCCCAGAACTCATTGCCGCGCATGGGCTGAAGCCCGATGAGTACCAGCGCATTCTCGATCTCGTCGGGCGCGAGCCGAGCTTCACCGAACTCGGCATCTTCTCGGCGATGTGGAACGAGCACTGCTCCTACAAATCTTCCAAGAAATGGCTGCGCACGCTGCCCACCACCGGGCCGCAGGTCATCCAGGGACCGGGCGAGAATGCCGGCGTGGTCGACATCGGCGACGGCGACTGCGTCGTCTTCAAGATGGAAAGCCATAACCACCCGTCTTTCATCGAGCCCTACCAGGGAGCCGCGACCGGCGTCGGCGGCATCCTGCGCGACGTCTTTACCATGGGGGCGCGGCCGATCGCGGCGATGAATGCGTTGCGGTTCGGCGCTCCCGACCACGCCAAGACCAGGCATCTCGTCGCCGGCGTGGTTTCCGGCGTCGGTGGCTATGGCAACTCCTTTGGCGTGCCGACGGTCGGCGGCGAGGTCAATTTCGATGCCCGCTACAACGGCAACATCCTGGTCAACGCCTTCGCGGCCGGCCTTGCCAAGACCAACGCCATCTTCCTGTCGGAAGCCAAGGGCGTCGGCCTGCCGGTTGTCTATCTCGGCGCCAAGACCGGCCGCGACGGCGTCGGCGGCGCCACCATGGCCTCGGCGGAATTCGACGACAAGATCGACGAGAAGCGCCCGACCGTGCAGGTCGGCGACCCCTTCACCGAAAAATGCCTGCTGGAGGCCTGCCTCGAGCTGATGGCCTCCGGCGCCGTCATCGCCATCCAGGACATGGGTGCCGCAGGGCTTACCTGTTCGGCGGTCGAGATGGGTGCCAAGGGCGACCTTGGCATCGAGCTCGACCTCGACAAGGTGCCGGTGCGCGAAGAGCGCATGAGCGCCTACGAGATGATGCTGTCAGAAAGCCAGGAGCGCATGCTGATGGTGCTACGTCCCGAAAAGGAAAAGGAAGCCGAGGCGATCTTCCACAAATGGGGCCTCGACTTCGCCATTGTCGGCAAGACCACCGACGATCTGCGTTTCCGTGTGTTGCATCAGGGGGATCAGGTCGCCGACCTGCCGATCAAGGATCTCGGCGACAAGGCGCCCGAATACGACCGCCCCTGGATCGAACCCAAGAGGCCGGCGCCGCTTGCCGCCAACGATATTCCGCAGGCCGATGTCGCCGATGCACTGCTGAAACTGCTTGGCGGACCGGATCTTTCGTCGCGTCGCTGGGTCTGGGAGCAATACGACACGCTGATCCAGGGCAATTCGCTGCAGCTTCCCGGCGGCGATGCCGGCGTGGTGCGCGTCGAGGGCCATGCCACCAAGGCGCTCGCTTTTTCCTCCGACGTGACGCCGCGCTATTGCGAAGCCGACCCGTACGAGGGCGGCAAGCAGGCCGTGGCCGAATGCTGGCGCAACCTGACCGCCACCGGCGCGTTGCCGCTGGCCGCCACCGACAACCTCAATTTCGGCAACCCGGAACGGCCCGAGATCATGGGCCAGCTGGTCGGCGCGGTGAAAGGCATCGGCGATGCCTGCCGCGCGCTTGGTTTCCCGATCGTGTCGGGCAATGTCTCGCTCTACAACGAGACCAACGGCCAAGGCATCCTGCCGACGCCGACCATCGGCGGCGTCGGACTGATCGCCGACTGGTCTAAGATGGTGCGGATTGGCTTCGCGGCCGAGGGCCAGATGATCCTGCTGGTCGGTGCTCCCGCTTCCTGGGGCACGCATCTTGGCCAGTCCGTCTATTTCAGAGACATCCATGGCCGCACCGACGGCCCGCCGCCGCCGGTCGACCTTGAGCACGAGAAGCGCGTCGGCGACCATGTGCGTTCGCTGATCGCATCCGGCATTGTCACCGCGGCCCACGACGTTTCCGATGGCGGCATTGCCGTGGCGCTGGCGGAAATGGCGATGGCGTCGGGCATCGGTGCGACCGTTCCCGGACTGGTCGGCACCGATCCGATACCGGTCTGGTTCGGCGAGGATCAGGGCCGCTATCTCTTGACGCTGTCGATCGATCCACATGGCGACGAATGGGACGCCATCCGCAAGCAGCAGGGCGAACTCGGCATCTTCGCGCCTTGGATCGGCTCTACCGGTGGCACGACACTGAAGCTCGGCGATGCCAGGGCGATCCCGGTCAACGACTTGACCACCGCGCATGAAGGCTGGTTCCCGCGCTTCATGGACCAGGCCAGTTGA
- the purQ gene encoding phosphoribosylformylglycinamidine synthase subunit PurQ, with translation MKSAVVLLPGLNRDRDMIAALTKISGHAPATVWQTDTEIPDVDLIAIPGGFSFGDYLRCGAIAARMPVMRAVAEKAAKGVMVIGVCNGFQILVEAGLLPGALMRNSSLKFVCRQVKLQIANANTMFTRRYQPGQIIRSPVAHHDGNYFADTETLARVEGEGQVVFRYAEGTNPNGSINDIAGIINEQGNVLGLMPHPENLIEAAHGGSDGRALFEGALGIAA, from the coding sequence ATGAAATCAGCCGTCGTCCTCCTGCCTGGCCTCAATCGCGACCGCGACATGATCGCGGCGCTGACCAAGATTTCGGGACATGCGCCGGCTACCGTCTGGCAGACCGATACCGAAATCCCCGACGTCGACCTTATCGCCATTCCGGGCGGGTTCTCCTTCGGCGATTATCTGCGTTGCGGCGCGATCGCCGCGCGCATGCCGGTCATGCGGGCGGTTGCCGAAAAGGCGGCGAAGGGCGTCATGGTCATCGGCGTCTGCAACGGCTTCCAGATCCTGGTCGAGGCCGGACTGCTGCCGGGCGCCTTGATGCGCAACTCATCGCTGAAATTCGTCTGCCGGCAGGTGAAACTGCAGATTGCCAACGCCAACACCATGTTCACGCGCCGCTATCAGCCCGGCCAGATCATTCGCTCGCCGGTGGCGCACCATGACGGCAACTATTTTGCCGACACAGAGACGCTTGCCCGCGTCGAAGGCGAAGGCCAGGTGGTGTTCCGCTATGCCGAAGGCACCAATCCCAACGGTTCGATCAACGACATCGCCGGCATCATCAACGAACAAGGCAATGTGCTTGGCCTGATGCCGCATCCTGAAAACCTGATCGAGGCCGCCCATGGCGGCAGCGACGGCCGCGCGCTCTTCGAAGGCGCCCTCGGCATCGCCGCCTGA
- the ttcA gene encoding tRNA 2-thiocytidine(32) synthetase TtcA, which produces MNMQPDIETLEPIAEGGSHPLFADVPSSVEFNKLRKRLLRLTRQAIEDFSMVKPGQRWLVALSGGKDSYGLLAMLLDLKWRGLLPVELLACNLDQGQPNFPKHILPDYLDANGIAHRIEYRDTYSVVTDKLPQGSTYCSLCSRLRRGHLYRIAREEGCSALVLGHHREDILETFFMNLFHGGRLAAMPPKLLNDEGDVMVLRPLSYCAEADLEKFAAAMRFPIIPCDLCGSQEGLQRNAMKAMLEDIERRMPGRKDTMIRALSNTRPSHLLDRNLFDFAALNQTLITGQDASDDI; this is translated from the coding sequence ATGAACATGCAGCCAGACATCGAGACGCTTGAACCGATCGCCGAGGGCGGCTCCCATCCGTTGTTCGCCGATGTGCCGTCCTCGGTCGAATTCAACAAATTGCGCAAGCGGCTGCTGCGGCTGACCCGCCAGGCGATCGAGGATTTCTCGATGGTCAAGCCGGGCCAGCGCTGGCTGGTTGCACTGTCGGGCGGCAAGGATTCCTACGGTCTGCTCGCAATGCTGCTCGATCTCAAATGGCGTGGCCTGCTGCCGGTCGAACTGCTGGCCTGCAATCTCGACCAGGGCCAGCCGAATTTTCCCAAGCACATCCTGCCCGATTATCTCGACGCCAACGGTATCGCGCACCGCATCGAATACCGGGACACCTATTCAGTCGTCACCGATAAGCTGCCGCAAGGCAGCACCTATTGCTCGCTCTGCTCGCGGCTGCGGCGCGGTCATCTCTACCGCATCGCACGCGAGGAGGGATGCTCGGCGCTGGTGCTCGGCCATCACCGAGAGGACATCCTCGAAACCTTCTTCATGAACCTGTTCCATGGCGGCCGGCTTGCCGCCATGCCGCCAAAACTGCTCAACGACGAAGGCGACGTCATGGTGCTGCGGCCGCTGAGCTATTGCGCCGAAGCAGATCTCGAGAAATTCGCAGCGGCGATGCGGTTTCCGATCATTCCCTGTGACCTCTGCGGCAGCCAGGAAGGCCTCCAGCGCAATGCCATGAAGGCGATGCTGGAGGATATAGAAAGACGCATGCCTGGGCGCAAGGACACGATGATCCGCGCGCTGTCCAACACCAGGCCGTCGCATCTCCTTGACAGGAACCTTTTCGATTTCGCCGCTCTGAACCAAACCCTCATCACAGGACAAGACGCTTCCGATGACATTTGA
- a CDS encoding PLP-dependent aminotransferase family protein: MTSWLPDLTAGSGPLYQRLADSIESDIDRGVIDAGAKLPPQRDLAYDIGTTVGTVGRAYQLLRERGLVSGEVGRGTYVLGQRPDGLKPEAPDVSVEGTRYVDAPKDKLRFDSTAAPDIGQGADVADVLSRTAQDHPHEISSYMRDFPDRWYEAGVRWLSRNSFRPAADAIVPTLGTHAAVMGAIAALTTPGDYVAFEHLTYSQISRSAGLIGRRTALVASDDQGIDPDDFERVCTQKHPRMIFLMPTAQNPTLATLSAARREAMARVARDYNVVMIEDDLYGNLTDDPTPLLAEFAPERTIVAGGLSKSVAAGMRGGWLACPPAYRHRIRVAHKMMTGGMPFLLAEVNARLVLSGQASDIRKRSIAEISARIAIVRETLAGFAFKSHDKVPFVWLTLPDPWLSGTFKNACLEHGVLIDDEDEFKAGRSEQVFHGVRFGVSQPRRRGDVADGVAVIRRLLDEGRAGYDSFS; encoded by the coding sequence ATGACAAGTTGGCTTCCAGACCTCACTGCCGGTTCCGGTCCTCTTTATCAGCGCCTTGCTGACAGCATTGAGTCAGATATCGACCGGGGCGTGATCGATGCCGGCGCGAAACTGCCGCCGCAGCGCGACCTCGCCTATGACATCGGCACCACCGTCGGCACGGTCGGCCGGGCCTACCAATTGCTGCGCGAGCGCGGGCTGGTGAGTGGCGAAGTGGGGCGAGGAACCTATGTGCTCGGTCAGCGTCCCGACGGCCTGAAGCCGGAGGCCCCCGACGTCAGCGTGGAAGGCACGCGCTATGTCGATGCGCCCAAGGACAAGCTGCGTTTCGACAGCACCGCGGCACCCGATATCGGCCAGGGCGCTGATGTTGCCGATGTGCTGTCGCGCACCGCACAGGATCATCCGCACGAAATTTCGAGCTATATGCGCGATTTTCCGGACCGCTGGTACGAAGCCGGCGTCCGCTGGCTGTCGCGCAATTCCTTTCGACCAGCCGCCGACGCCATCGTTCCGACGCTCGGCACCCATGCCGCGGTGATGGGCGCGATCGCTGCGCTGACAACGCCTGGCGACTATGTCGCCTTCGAACACCTCACCTATTCTCAGATATCCCGCAGTGCTGGGCTGATCGGCCGGCGCACCGCGCTGGTGGCATCGGATGACCAAGGCATCGACCCCGACGATTTCGAGCGCGTCTGCACACAAAAGCATCCCAGGATGATCTTCCTGATGCCGACCGCGCAGAATCCGACACTGGCGACACTGTCGGCCGCGCGCCGCGAGGCGATGGCGCGGGTTGCACGCGACTACAATGTCGTCATGATCGAGGATGACCTTTACGGCAATCTGACCGACGATCCGACACCGCTGCTGGCCGAATTCGCCCCCGAACGCACCATCGTTGCCGGCGGCCTGTCGAAATCGGTGGCGGCCGGCATGCGCGGTGGCTGGCTCGCCTGCCCGCCCGCCTATCGCCACCGTATCCGCGTCGCCCACAAGATGATGACCGGCGGCATGCCGTTCCTGCTGGCGGAGGTGAATGCCCGTCTGGTGCTTTCGGGACAGGCCAGCGATATCCGCAAGCGCAGCATCGCCGAAATCAGCGCCCGCATCGCGATCGTTCGCGAAACCTTGGCCGGCTTCGCGTTCAAGTCACATGACAAGGTGCCCTTTGTCTGGCTCACCCTGCCCGACCCCTGGCTTTCCGGCACCTTCAAGAACGCCTGCCTGGAACACGGCGTGCTGATCGACGACGAGGACGAGTTCAAGGCCGGCCGCTCGGAACAGGTCTTTCATGGCGTCCGTTTCGGTGTTTCGCAGCCGAGACGTCGTGGAGACGTCGCCGACGGCGTTGCGGTCATCAGGCGCCTCCTCGATGAGGGCCGCGCGGGCTACGACAGCTTCTCCTGA